Within the Vagococcus carniphilus genome, the region TTTCTTTAAAGGTTTGCAAAGATAATTTGCGAACTTGTTAATGACTTTTGATAGTAAGTAAAAGAATTTATTGAAATAATATTTAGTGAAAGGAGTTGTTTATTAAATGATATTAGGAGAAAAAATTAAAAGTATTCGTCAGGAAAATAAATTAAGCCAAGAAGAATTTTCCGAAAAATTTAATGTGACAAGACAAACTGTTTCGAATTGGGAGAATGGGAAAAGTGTCCCTGATTTAGAAACAATTGTTAAAATGAGTGATGAGTTTAATGTATCAACAGATGAACTATTGAAAGGGGATAAGAGTGTAGTTCAAAAAATAGACTCAGAGAAGAAAAAGAAAAATACATTGTTTATGATATTAATAGTTCTAATTGTAGGAATTAATTTTTCAGGTATCTTCTTTTATAAGGAGCTACAGAAGAAAAATACTGTTTCGTTTACCATGAAAGATGATAAAACGATGGATGTAAAAAATAAAAAAATGGAAGAAATAGGAGTAGGTTATTTTGCGGTTCCTAAAAAAGGGAACTATCAACTGAAATTAGACGGTGAAATTGATTCTGGTGAAGTAGAGGTTCTCATAAAAAATAGTCAAAGTAATAACACCGTTTATGAAAATTCTAAGGATCATATAGAAGATGAACAGTTAGTACTTCTAGATGAAGGTTCATATAAAATACAAGTTAGAGTAAAAAATATGAAAGAAAAACATGTAAGTTTATCCTACACTATCGGAATTGCTAATAAATAAAATATTGTAAATTTAAAGTTGAATTTGTTCATCTAGCGTTCATATAACTATTTTATAGTGTGGTTATTAAAGAAAGTTAAGGTGAATCACATGTTACAACTAAAAGAAAAAGAATCAATAAAAAAAATGAATAAGAATCAGCCAGGATTAAAAGAGTTGTTTCAATTAACCCAACCCAAAAAAAGTTGGTTGGCTATATCAGTTATTTCAAGTATTTTTGCTTCTCTTGTTGGTTTGGCTGTCCCTATGATTATTCAAAAAATGGTAGATAAATCTTTTTCAGGAATTTCGTTTAATCAAGGGATAATGGTAGTTTTATTGTTTGTCGGACAAGCTGTTTTGAGTTGTATAACTATTTATTTACTTGCGTATACAGGGCATTTTATGGTGAAAAAGATTCGAGAAAAATTAGCTCATCAAAGTATTTATTTTCCGATTTCTTATTTTCAGGTAGAAAGGCCAGGAGAATTAGTAAGTCGTACGATTAATGATACTAATTTAATTAAAGATTTTGTGAGTGAAAACATCCCTACTTTTATTTCAGGTATTGTCACACTGATTTGCGCCATTTTTATCTTATTTTACATGGATTGGAAAATGACATTACTTATCTTTTTAGCAATTCCTTTAGCTGCTGTAGTAATTGTCCCGCTTGGTAAAAAGATTTTTAGTATCTCAAAGAAAACACAAGAACAAACAGCAATGTTCTCTGCTGATTTTGGACAAGTTTTGTCAGCTTCGCCTTTAGTAAAAGCGTCTAATGGTGAAGAAGCAGTCGAAGCAGATATGAAAAATGGTATTAATAAATTATTTACGTATGGTAAAAAGGAAGCTAGAATTATTGCCACGTTAAATCCAATTATGTCGATTGTTGTAATGGGGATTATTATGGGAATTGTAGCATATGGAGGATATCGAGTTTCTCAAGGGACACTCTCAGCAGGAACCTTGATTGCTTTTATTTTATATCTTTTTCAAGTGGTAACCCCGATTGTAGCGTTTGGTACTTTTTTTACATCACTTCAAAAAATAAAAGGTGCAACAGAAAGAATTATTAATTTATTGGCAGAACCTATTGAAGATTTAACAACAGGTGAAGTAGTTAATATCAATGAAGGGGCTTTAGAATTTGAATCTGTTTGCTTTAGTTACAATGAAGAAGCGCCCCTGCTACAAGAAATCAATTTTTCTGCTAACATTAATCAAACAGTAGCTTTTGTAGGTCCTAGTGGAAGTGGTAAAAGTACTTTATTTTCATTAATTGAATCCTTCCATCAACCAAAATCTGGTAAAATTAAATATGGAAAGAAAGATGTAACTGAATTTTCGTTAAAAGAATGGCGTAAGAAAATTGGTTATGTTCAACAAGAAAGTATGATGTTGTCTGGTTCAATTAAAGATAATTTAACATTTGGTTTGGAAAGAGATGTTAGTGAAGCAGAATTAGATCATGTGATGGAACTGGCGTGTGGTAAAGAAATCATTGAACGTTTACCCGAAAGATATCATTCTTTAGTAGGTGAAAGAGGCTCACTTTTATCTGGTGGAGAAAGACAAAGAATTGCCATCGCAAGAGCTTTTTTAAGAAATCCTGATATATTACTATTAGATGAGGCAACGGCAAGTTTGGATAGTCATTCAGAAAAAGTTGTACAAGAAGGACTGCAAAACTTAATGAAAAATAGAACAACTCTAGTTATTGCTCATAGACTATCAACTGTTGTGAATGCTGATCAAATTGTCTTTTTAGATCATGGGAAAATAACAGGAATTGGAACACATCAAGAGTTACTCGAAACTCATGAGATGTATAGAGAATTTTCAACACAGCAACTAACTCATTAAGAAGAGGTGAAAAAATGAACAGGGTATTAATTGTAGATGATGATAAAAAAATATTAGAATTTATAACGATTGCGCTAGAAAATGAGCATTTTGAAGTTTACTCAGCTGAAAATGGTCCTGAGGCTCTTAATATTTTAGAAAAAACATTAGTTGATCTGGCGATTGTAGATGTGATGATGCCTGAGATGGACGGGTTTGAATTGACTGAAAAAATCAAAGGTTTTCTGGATATCCCTGTTCTATTTTTGACAGCAAGAGGTGAGCTGAGTGATAAGATTAAAGGCTTTAATTTAGGAGCAGATGATTATATTGTAAAACCTTTTTTGATTGAAGAGCTTATTTTAAGGATGCAAACCTTACTTAAAAGATATCGGATTAATCAGCAGCTTAATATAAGTGTTGGGAAACTGACACTACTTACAGAAGAGCAATTGGTTAAGGTTAACCAACACTATCTGGATTTAGCGCCAAAAGAATTTCAAGTACTACTCTATTTAGCAAATCGAAAAGAAAAAGTAGTGACAAGAGAAGAACTAATTACTAAACTCTGGGGATATGATTATGAAGGAGACGAACGAACAGTTGATGTTCACATAAAACGTGTGAGAGAAAAGCTGTTAAGTGAGATGTCACAAGTTGAAATTAAAACAGTTCGAGGAGTTGGGTATCGATTGGAGGAAGTCCGTTGAAACGAAAACTAATCAAAATGCTGATTCATATATCAACGTTTATATTAGCGATGAGTTGTTTTATTTTGTCATATTGGTTAGTTGATAAAACTTTAGTAATGTTTAGTTTAACTTTTTCTTGGTGGTTGAAACAAAGTTTAGTGACTATTTTAGGTTTTGTTATTACTTCTATGATAGGACGTCTTTTTGTTAACGAAAAAACATTATTTATCACAATGAAGCGGATGTTAAAAAAGATGAGCCAAGGAGATTTTGATATTGATACAAAAGATGAGGGGAAACTTTTTAGATACATTGATGATGATTGGGATGATTTTTTAAAACAATTAGACCAAACGTCTTTAAGGTTGAAAGAAATGGAAGAGTTAAAGCAGGGATTTATTTCTGATGTGTCTCATGAAATCAGGTCTCCTTTAACATCAATTATTGGGTTTACTCAATTAGCTAAACAGGAAAATGAAGACGAGAAAAAGCGGCATTACTATTTGGAAAACATTCAAGAAGAATCATTACGTTTGTCTGATTTAAGTGATAGCTTATTAAGACTTGCTACTCTTGAAGAGAATCGAGAAATTGAGAAAAAAACTTACTCTCTCAATCAGCAATTGGAACAAGTTATTTCACTATTTAATATTCAACTAGCTGAAAAAGAAATGACTTGCCATATAGAGTTGGAACCCTGTCTATATGAAGGCAATGAAGAATTAATGTATCAAGTTTGGCAAAACTTAATTGGAAATGCGATTCGTTTTAGTTCTTCTCAAGATACATTATTTATTTCGTTAACAACTGACGATGAGATTTTTACTGTTTCAATTAAAGATACTGGAATCGGAATGGATGAAACGGAAAAAAATAGAATATTTGAGCGCTTCTATAAAGCAGATACCTCAAGAACTTCAGTAACAGGTGGAAGTGGATTAGGTTTATCAATTGTTTCTAAAATAGTGGAATATCACGGTGATTTAAAAATTGATGTTTTGAGTGAAAAGGGAATAGGAACTACTTTTAAGGTAGTTGGAAAAAAAGCAAAGAATGAGCCCTAATAGTGGTTTTCTTTGCTTTTTTTGCTATACTGATTTTAAAAATAATCAAAAGGAAGTTTAGAAATGAGTTTATATTTAGAAATACCCGAATGGCCGTTATCATTTCCTTTTAGAACGTTTGAAAATGTAGGAGAAATTATTGTGCCACCTCATTGGCATAAAGAAATAGAGATGATTTTTGTAACGAAAGGGTCTGTCAATATTGGGTATGATGGGCAAATCATTCAAGTGCATGAAGGAGAGATTTTTGTATTTGGCAGTGGAGAATCCCATTATTTTGTTGCGTCCCCAGGAAGTAACCGTTTAGTCTTTCAATTTGATTTAAATCTTTTCAGAGATTCTTTATTTAAAGATACCGGACACATGGAACTAGTGAAATTATTTGAAAAGGCTGAAAATCACAGTGTGAATTGGCCTTATGAGGTTAAAGAAAAAGTCATTGCTTGTCTGGGTGATTTATTTGAAGAGATGAAATATTTAAAAATAGGTTATGAACATGCGATGATTAGTAGCCTGTTAAAACTCATGACCATTTATTACCGAGAGATACCTGCTAAAGAGGAGAAACAAGAGAGTGCTAATTTTACAGAAGCTCTCAATAATCATGATACACTAGAGCGATTAAATGAAATTTTTATTTATATTGAAAATCATTATAGTGAAGGAATTACACTAGATGAAATAGCAGGAGTAGTTGGTTTTAGTTCCTATTATTTCGCTCGTTTTTTTAAGAAAAATACAGGACAAACTTTTATGCAATTTTTGACTGATTATAGAATTAATCAAGCTAAATATATTTTATCTCATGAAAAAATCCCAATGATTGAAGTAGCTGAAAAATCAGGGTTTAATAGTGTTAAAACCTTTCATCACGTGTTTAAAGAGCAAGTTGGTATGTCGCCTTTAAAATTTCATAAGTCAATATTCGGGAATAATTAAGTCTAAATTAAGGAAGAAACCCCTATCAAAGTTTTGTAGAATGATGTTACAAACAAAACGTTGATGGGGGTATTTTTTTATGACTTTAAAAATAGGTATTATCGGTTGTGGTGGAATTGGAACAAATAAACATATGCCATCTTTAAAAACAATTGAAGAAGTAGAGATGGTTGCTTTTTGTGATGTAATCTTAGAACGTGCGGAAAAAGCAAAAGAAGTGTTTGGGACAAGTGATGCTAAAACATATACAGATTATCAAGAATTACTTGAAGATAAAACAATTGATGTTATTCATGTCTGTACACCAAATAATTCTCATGCTGAAATTTCAATTGCAGGACTACATTCAGGTAAACACGTTATGTGTGAAAAGCCAATGGCAAAAACAAGTGAAGAAGCTAGAGCTATGCTTGAAGCTGCTAAAGAAACAGGTAAAAAATTAACGATTGGTTATCAAAATCGATTTAGAACAGACTCAACTTATCTACATGAAGTTTGTGCAGATGGTGAATTAGGAGATATTTATTTAGGCAAAGCTCATGCTATTCGTCGCCGTGCTGTTCCAACTTGGGGTGTCTTTTTAGACGAAGAAGCACAAGGAGGTGGACCTCTAATTGATATTGGGACACATGCCTTAGACTTAACACTTTGGATGATGAATAATTACAAACCAAAATATGTAGTAGGTAATACATATCATAAATTATCAGCAACCAAAAATGCAGCCAATGCTTGGGGACCTTGGGATCCAGAGAAATTCACAGTAGAAGATTCAGCATTTGGATTTGTCACAATGGAAAATGGGGCTACGATTACACTAGAAGCTTCTTGGGCATTAAACAGCTTAGATGTAGGAGAAGCTAA harbors:
- a CDS encoding helix-turn-helix domain-containing protein; this translates as MILGEKIKSIRQENKLSQEEFSEKFNVTRQTVSNWENGKSVPDLETIVKMSDEFNVSTDELLKGDKSVVQKIDSEKKKKNTLFMILIVLIVGINFSGIFFYKELQKKNTVSFTMKDDKTMDVKNKKMEEIGVGYFAVPKKGNYQLKLDGEIDSGEVEVLIKNSQSNNTVYENSKDHIEDEQLVLLDEGSYKIQVRVKNMKEKHVSLSYTIGIANK
- a CDS encoding response regulator transcription factor — its product is MNRVLIVDDDKKILEFITIALENEHFEVYSAENGPEALNILEKTLVDLAIVDVMMPEMDGFELTEKIKGFLDIPVLFLTARGELSDKIKGFNLGADDYIVKPFLIEELILRMQTLLKRYRINQQLNISVGKLTLLTEEQLVKVNQHYLDLAPKEFQVLLYLANRKEKVVTREELITKLWGYDYEGDERTVDVHIKRVREKLLSEMSQVEIKTVRGVGYRLEEVR
- a CDS encoding Gfo/Idh/MocA family protein, whose translation is MTLKIGIIGCGGIGTNKHMPSLKTIEEVEMVAFCDVILERAEKAKEVFGTSDAKTYTDYQELLEDKTIDVIHVCTPNNSHAEISIAGLHSGKHVMCEKPMAKTSEEARAMLEAAKETGKKLTIGYQNRFRTDSTYLHEVCADGELGDIYLGKAHAIRRRAVPTWGVFLDEEAQGGGPLIDIGTHALDLTLWMMNNYKPKYVVGNTYHKLSATKNAANAWGPWDPEKFTVEDSAFGFVTMENGATITLEASWALNSLDVGEAKTSLSGTKGGADMKDGLVINGEDRGLLYERKVELETGGVDFYDGTGSDPAVLEAESWINAILTDTEPIVKPEEALVVTEILEAIYESSKTGEPVFLNK
- a CDS encoding sensor histidine kinase; translation: MKRKLIKMLIHISTFILAMSCFILSYWLVDKTLVMFSLTFSWWLKQSLVTILGFVITSMIGRLFVNEKTLFITMKRMLKKMSQGDFDIDTKDEGKLFRYIDDDWDDFLKQLDQTSLRLKEMEELKQGFISDVSHEIRSPLTSIIGFTQLAKQENEDEKKRHYYLENIQEESLRLSDLSDSLLRLATLEENREIEKKTYSLNQQLEQVISLFNIQLAEKEMTCHIELEPCLYEGNEELMYQVWQNLIGNAIRFSSSQDTLFISLTTDDEIFTVSIKDTGIGMDETEKNRIFERFYKADTSRTSVTGGSGLGLSIVSKIVEYHGDLKIDVLSEKGIGTTFKVVGKKAKNEP
- a CDS encoding ABC transporter ATP-binding protein translates to MLQLKEKESIKKMNKNQPGLKELFQLTQPKKSWLAISVISSIFASLVGLAVPMIIQKMVDKSFSGISFNQGIMVVLLFVGQAVLSCITIYLLAYTGHFMVKKIREKLAHQSIYFPISYFQVERPGELVSRTINDTNLIKDFVSENIPTFISGIVTLICAIFILFYMDWKMTLLIFLAIPLAAVVIVPLGKKIFSISKKTQEQTAMFSADFGQVLSASPLVKASNGEEAVEADMKNGINKLFTYGKKEARIIATLNPIMSIVVMGIIMGIVAYGGYRVSQGTLSAGTLIAFILYLFQVVTPIVAFGTFFTSLQKIKGATERIINLLAEPIEDLTTGEVVNINEGALEFESVCFSYNEEAPLLQEINFSANINQTVAFVGPSGSGKSTLFSLIESFHQPKSGKIKYGKKDVTEFSLKEWRKKIGYVQQESMMLSGSIKDNLTFGLERDVSEAELDHVMELACGKEIIERLPERYHSLVGERGSLLSGGERQRIAIARAFLRNPDILLLDEATASLDSHSEKVVQEGLQNLMKNRTTLVIAHRLSTVVNADQIVFLDHGKITGIGTHQELLETHEMYREFSTQQLTH
- a CDS encoding AraC family transcriptional regulator — encoded protein: MSLYLEIPEWPLSFPFRTFENVGEIIVPPHWHKEIEMIFVTKGSVNIGYDGQIIQVHEGEIFVFGSGESHYFVASPGSNRLVFQFDLNLFRDSLFKDTGHMELVKLFEKAENHSVNWPYEVKEKVIACLGDLFEEMKYLKIGYEHAMISSLLKLMTIYYREIPAKEEKQESANFTEALNNHDTLERLNEIFIYIENHYSEGITLDEIAGVVGFSSYYFARFFKKNTGQTFMQFLTDYRINQAKYILSHEKIPMIEVAEKSGFNSVKTFHHVFKEQVGMSPLKFHKSIFGNN